The following are from one region of the Deltaproteobacteria bacterium genome:
- a CDS encoding DUF2721 domain-containing protein → MFQSVLDVAHAMQNAVAPVFLIMGAGTLLASMSVRFGRVIDRARAIMDNEALDWDELRVLHRRAKLLQRTILLNSASIFCVALTIFVIFGSLVFDLYLPVVVPTLFSLSVLLLIAALALFIKDFAISLRVLESQLHACRQRQHTKVS, encoded by the coding sequence TTGTTTCAATCGGTTTTAGACGTCGCCCATGCTATGCAAAATGCGGTCGCGCCTGTATTTCTCATCATGGGTGCAGGCACGCTCTTAGCCTCGATGTCAGTGCGTTTTGGCCGCGTCATCGACCGTGCTAGAGCCATCATGGATAACGAGGCTCTAGACTGGGATGAGCTTCGCGTGCTTCACAGACGGGCCAAGCTGCTCCAGCGCACCATATTACTCAACTCAGCTAGTATTTTTTGCGTGGCCCTCACGATTTTTGTGATCTTTGGCAGTCTAGTATTTGATCTTTATTTGCCGGTCGTCGTGCCGACTCTATTTTCACTGAGCGTCCTACTCCTGATAGCCGCGCTCGCACTGTTCATTAAGGATTTTGCGATTTCACTTAGAGTACTCGAATCCCAGCTGCATGCATGCCGTCAAAGGCAGCATACGAAGGTCAGCTAA
- a CDS encoding DUF3419 family protein produces the protein MNPSHLELYAKQVVVWSGQESLRRGLHLDYFSTLNYSLANEDSSVELSILPPATANVVVVAGSGARVLPLFAKNPRRVVCVDVSPAQLQLTELRIAAARSLTLSDFRDFFGYSATDIGWQRRRSLFYQLQLSRAAQEGLGAIFNHNGWQPIIYLGRWERAFRKLASLAGKVIGPKAMAIMNCQSLDEQRGYLKTKFPHWRWQLAIALIGQSYVFNRMLYGSQLPSLNLARSDYRYFRERLAKTLDVCPARENFFLRILMQGQLPDLDGLPLECSATLYEAIQLGIDSSEVHYVCSDLYDYLAQNPGCADFVSLSDTPSYAESRKSHIDSTPLAAASNLATHLSTGLAKGGLAVARYFRHRPETMRHQSLIDVTSRYMHAIERELTCIYGIDVFQKSA, from the coding sequence ATAAATCCGTCCCATTTAGAACTTTATGCCAAGCAAGTCGTGGTCTGGAGCGGCCAGGAATCTTTGCGGAGGGGGCTGCACTTGGACTATTTTTCGACCCTCAACTATAGCCTCGCTAACGAGGACTCGTCGGTGGAACTAAGCATCCTCCCCCCGGCAACAGCAAACGTCGTTGTTGTTGCCGGCAGCGGGGCCAGAGTGCTGCCTCTTTTTGCAAAAAATCCGCGTCGCGTGGTATGTGTTGACGTATCACCGGCGCAGCTCCAATTAACCGAACTCAGAATTGCGGCAGCAAGATCGCTGACGCTGAGCGATTTCCGCGATTTTTTCGGCTACAGCGCCACAGATATCGGCTGGCAGCGACGCCGATCGCTATTCTACCAGTTACAGCTATCGCGCGCCGCTCAAGAGGGCTTAGGCGCGATTTTCAATCACAACGGTTGGCAGCCAATCATCTACCTCGGACGCTGGGAGAGGGCTTTTAGGAAGCTGGCATCATTGGCGGGTAAAGTGATAGGTCCTAAAGCCATGGCCATCATGAATTGTCAGTCACTGGATGAGCAGCGCGGCTATCTGAAAACCAAGTTTCCGCATTGGCGCTGGCAATTAGCCATCGCCCTGATTGGTCAATCGTACGTGTTCAATCGCATGCTTTATGGCAGCCAGCTCCCCAGCCTCAACCTGGCTCGCAGCGATTATCGCTATTTCAGAGAACGTTTGGCCAAGACACTGGACGTATGTCCAGCTCGGGAAAACTTCTTTTTGCGTATCCTCATGCAGGGCCAACTGCCTGACCTTGACGGGCTGCCACTCGAATGTAGCGCGACCCTCTATGAAGCCATACAGCTAGGGATCGATTCCAGCGAGGTTCACTACGTTTGCTCAGATCTTTACGATTACCTAGCGCAAAACCCGGGATGTGCAGATTTTGTCTCCCTCTCCGATACACCGTCTTATGCCGAGTCGCGGAAATCTCACATCGACTCAACGCCCCTTGCGGCTGCCAGCAACCTAGCGACCCATCTTTCTACGGGACTGGCCAAGGGCGGTCTTGCCGTAGCTCGCTACTTCCGCCATCGCCCAGAAACGATGAGGCATCAGTCGTTAATCGACGTCACTAGCCGCTATATGCACGCAATTGAACGCGAATTAACTTGTATCTACGGCATCGATGTGTTTCAAAAGTCGGCGTGA
- a CDS encoding serine protease: MIAPDDPNDFALSQGRDAMKHSGLALLSLLSLAATAQAQPQRSINSARIIGGSQDLEHHFVVGLIEEGQRGPFCGATVIEPGLAVTAGHCVKMRSRDLWLVGSDDWSQHHFEAARVKVSEIEIHPDFLRGDHGADIALIKYEPTFLADADVGVQLTPIKVDQPAVLPEFAQVIGWGSRSSYGNLPPSTAQVATVPLIADELCKSLGGRYSRLSSKQLCAGYLQNGGIDSCHGDSGGPLFVSDSSGMASLIGVVSWGESCAQVGHPGVYTRVAAFLDWINAAKVRRPNGTIDPASNAMSELINRRCYHKLHGKLKEAQGNHVLNLFTHAVSIGHISALDTATEPLLREPLCVVDTSAGRYELYADTVDLQHPERQLATLLELGTGRKFHVAINNALRAQLACQHVAPTNGDPMLIADDDRIMVRWHGDFYEGTPQMSVHNNRDSTAIATTGGGCNVGPFGVNVLAGGAVVSNDALEVVITVPNLTSGPTSMTLTRVKRTPFMELSFLKADDHSGFLELHNPTEADLLNWRLDCDHHLKFESLSSWPAGRDFEEVGQLSHEYSTSALAWSKVPRGATLRFAYRSESPLGHGAKIRCTINGIPMTVREKAL; this comes from the coding sequence ATGATAGCACCTGATGATCCAAATGATTTTGCGCTTTCTCAAGGACGAGACGCCATGAAGCATTCTGGTTTAGCACTACTGAGTTTACTTTCCCTGGCGGCTACAGCTCAGGCTCAGCCGCAAAGGTCAATCAATAGCGCCCGTATTATCGGCGGTTCTCAAGATCTTGAGCACCACTTCGTAGTCGGCTTAATCGAGGAGGGTCAGCGCGGTCCTTTTTGCGGAGCCACGGTTATAGAGCCAGGACTAGCAGTCACCGCCGGTCACTGCGTAAAGATGCGTAGTCGCGATCTTTGGCTTGTCGGATCCGACGACTGGTCACAGCATCACTTTGAAGCAGCGCGCGTTAAAGTGAGTGAAATTGAGATTCATCCCGACTTTCTCCGCGGTGATCATGGGGCCGATATCGCTTTAATAAAATACGAGCCTACATTTCTGGCCGACGCTGATGTCGGGGTGCAATTAACGCCGATTAAGGTCGATCAGCCAGCCGTTCTTCCTGAATTCGCTCAGGTAATCGGGTGGGGGAGTCGCAGTTCTTATGGCAATCTGCCGCCAAGCACGGCGCAAGTAGCGACCGTGCCCCTCATTGCTGATGAGCTTTGTAAAAGTCTTGGCGGGCGTTACAGCCGTCTTAGTTCCAAACAATTATGCGCTGGTTATCTCCAAAATGGTGGGATTGATAGTTGTCACGGCGATTCTGGTGGTCCTCTTTTTGTTTCGGATAGCTCTGGCATGGCTAGTCTCATTGGTGTCGTCAGCTGGGGTGAGAGTTGTGCTCAAGTTGGCCACCCTGGAGTTTATACACGCGTAGCTGCGTTTTTAGATTGGATCAACGCAGCCAAAGTAAGACGCCCCAATGGCACAATAGATCCAGCCTCTAATGCCATGAGTGAGCTGATCAATCGACGTTGCTACCACAAGCTGCATGGCAAGTTGAAGGAGGCTCAAGGCAATCATGTCCTGAACCTATTCACCCACGCGGTTTCGATAGGTCATATCAGCGCTTTGGATACGGCGACAGAGCCTCTGCTCCGTGAGCCCCTCTGTGTCGTCGATACCTCAGCAGGACGCTATGAACTTTATGCTGATACTGTCGATCTCCAGCATCCCGAGCGCCAATTAGCAACGTTGCTGGAATTAGGTACGGGTCGCAAATTTCACGTAGCGATCAACAATGCACTTCGGGCCCAGCTGGCGTGTCAGCATGTTGCACCGACGAACGGTGATCCCATGCTGATAGCCGACGACGATAGGATCATGGTTCGCTGGCACGGTGATTTTTACGAAGGTACGCCACAGATGTCAGTACATAACAACAGAGATTCAACTGCAATTGCTACGACCGGCGGGGGATGCAACGTTGGCCCCTTTGGGGTTAATGTCCTTGCCGGTGGGGCAGTAGTCTCTAATGATGCGCTTGAAGTAGTCATCACTGTACCGAATTTGACCAGCGGCCCAACGTCGATGACGCTTACGCGAGTCAAGCGCACGCCATTTATGGAGTTGAGCTTTCTCAAGGCGGACGATCATTCCGGTTTCCTTGAATTGCACAATCCAACTGAGGCGGATTTGCTCAATTGGCGTCTAGACTGTGACCATCATCTCAAATTTGAGTCCCTAAGTTCATGGCCTGCAGGACGCGACTTTGAGGAGGTCGGTCAATTGAGCCATGAATATAGCACTAGCGCGCTTGCGTGGTCGAAAGTGCCGCGCGGCGCAACTTTGAGATTCGCCTACCGTAGCGAAAGTCCGCTCGGACACGGCGCCAAAATTCGGTGCACGATCAACGGTATTCCCATGACAGTTAGGGAGAAAGCCCTCTAA